A window from Podospora bellae-mahoneyi strain CBS 112042 chromosome 1 map unlocalized CBS112042p_1, whole genome shotgun sequence encodes these proteins:
- a CDS encoding uncharacterized protein (EggNog:ENOG503NVG0; COG:D) yields the protein MASTTYHSSADETFFVEDEAAQRMTMRDAGRLIARNKQEMIANELSRLAHDEYLEDIMKHMRHMEDETLPDANLIDMQREIQWFMRPYLIDFLIEAHAAFSLLPETLFLTVNLLDRYCSKRVVYKQHYQLVGCAALLIAAKYGDKKDRVPQINELNNMCCGLYDAGMFTQMEMHVLNTLDWNIGHPTVDFFTQLIVAEERDGREVEHMAAYICEIALYHRDFVSTKPSIMARASLALARAILSKPEVNDGEWDHTENVTLLTLSQHLHQPSVTLARKYSSAYYSKVSGKLADFLAQQAAISRRGPPSPPVEPTSLSTKTADIYSTPHKGLGAGPGVADGYMTPPITPDGNCFGHNQAMIKGYQAPPRCPVTPTPQPNHVQPYPQQQQQPQPQHMAGTSYFEGPTSHMAY from the coding sequence ATGGCATCCACCACCTATCACTCATCAGCCGATGAGACCTTCTTcgtcgaggacgaggccGCCCAGCGCATGACCATGCGCGACGCCGGCCGGTTGATCGCCCGCAACAAGCAAGAGATGATCGCCAACGAGCTCTCGAGACTGGCCCACGACGAGTACCTGGAGGATATCATGAAGCACATGCGTCACATGGAGGACGAGACGTTGCCGGATGCCAACTTGATCGACATGCAGAGGGAGATCCAATGGTTTATGAGACCGTATCTCATCGACTTTCTCATCGAAGCCCATGCCGccttctctctccttcccgagaccctcttcctcaccgtcAACCTTCTCGATCGGTACTGCTCCAAGCGTGTCGTCTACAAGCAACACTATCAACTCGTCGGCTGCGCTGCTCTCCTCATTGCCGCCAAGTACGGCGACAAGAAGGACAGAGTACCTCAGATCAACGAGCTTAACAACATGTGTTGCGGACTCTACGATGCGGGCATGTTTACCCAGATGGAGATGCACGTCCTCAACACCCTGGACTGGAACATTGGCCACCCGACGGTCGACTTCTTCACCCAGTTGATTGTGGCCGAGGAGCGTGACGGCAGAGAGGTTGAGCACATGGCGGCCTACATTTGCGAGATCGCCTTGTACCACCGGGATTTTGTGTCGACGAAGCCTTCGATTATGGCTCGGGCTTCTCTCGCGCTCGCCCGTGCCATCCTCAGCAAGCCCGAGGTCAACGATGGAGAGTGGGACCACACCGAGAACGTGACTCTACTCACCCTCTCGCAGCATCTTCATCAGCCATCCGTCACCCTCGCCCGCAAGTACTCGAGCGCCTACTACTCCAAGGTCTCTGGCAAGCTCGCAGACTTCCTTGCCCAGCAAGCCGCCATCTCTCGCCGAggacccccatctccccctgTCGAGCCAACGTCGCTCTCCACCAAGACTGCCGACATCTACAGCACCCCACACAAGGGACTCGGCGCTGGGCccggtgttgctgatggttACATgacccctcccatcacccccgacGGTAATTGCTTCGGCCACAACCAAGCGATGATCAAGGGTTACCAAGCGCCACCAAGATGCCCAGTCACCCCAACACCCCAACCGAATCACGTTCAGCCGTacccacagcaacagcaacaaccacaaccacaacataTGGCCGGAACATCTTACTTTGAGGGCCCAACAAGCCATATGGCCTACTGA